From a region of the Rouxiella sp. S1S-2 genome:
- the glpX gene encoding class II fructose-bisphosphatase, translating to MKRELAIEFSRVTEAAALAGYKWLGRGDKNLADNAAVQAMRIMLNKVDIAGEIVIGEGEIDEAPMLYIGEKVGTGQGDAVDIAVDPIEGTRMTAMGQSNALAVLAVGDKGSFLNAPDMYMEKLVVGPGAKGQINLDLPLAENLRNIAASLNKPLSELTVSILAKPRHDETIRQLHDLGVRVFAFPDGDVAATILTCMPESEVDVMYGIGGAPEGVISAAVIRALDGDMQGRLLARHHVKGDTPENRRLGEDELTRCKQMGIEAGKVLLLDDMARNDNVIFSATGITQGDLLAGISRQGNIATTETLLIRGKSRTIRRIRSTHSLDRKDPALHAFIL from the coding sequence ATGAAACGTGAATTAGCTATCGAGTTCTCCCGCGTGACAGAGGCTGCGGCCCTTGCCGGTTATAAATGGCTTGGCCGTGGTGACAAAAATCTGGCCGATAATGCCGCCGTTCAGGCGATGCGCATCATGCTAAACAAAGTCGATATTGCCGGTGAAATTGTCATTGGCGAGGGCGAAATTGATGAAGCTCCCATGCTGTATATTGGCGAGAAAGTGGGAACCGGACAGGGGGATGCAGTAGATATCGCCGTTGACCCGATTGAGGGCACGCGCATGACCGCCATGGGCCAGTCAAACGCTCTGGCCGTATTAGCGGTGGGTGACAAAGGCTCGTTTCTCAATGCGCCAGACATGTACATGGAAAAACTGGTCGTCGGGCCGGGTGCGAAAGGTCAGATCAACCTTGATTTGCCACTGGCGGAAAACTTGCGCAACATTGCTGCCAGTCTGAATAAACCGCTGAGTGAACTGACCGTATCGATTCTTGCCAAACCGCGTCACGACGAGACGATTCGCCAACTCCATGACCTTGGTGTGCGTGTTTTTGCCTTCCCTGACGGCGACGTGGCGGCCACCATCCTCACCTGTATGCCAGAAAGCGAAGTCGACGTCATGTACGGCATTGGCGGCGCACCAGAAGGCGTAATTTCCGCTGCAGTTATACGTGCGTTAGACGGTGACATGCAGGGCCGTCTGTTGGCGCGTCATCATGTTAAAGGCGATACTCCGGAAAATCGTCGCCTGGGCGAAGACGAGCTGACCCGCTGCAAACAGATGGGCATTGAGGCCGGTAAAGTGCTGCTGCTCGACGACATGGCCCGCAATGACAACGTTATCTTCTCGGCCACCGGCATCACCCAGGGCGATCTGCTGGCTGGCATCAGCCGTCAGGGCAATATTGCCACCACTGAAACGCTGCTGATCCGTGGGAAATCACGCACAATTCGCCGCATTCGTTCGACCCACTCCCTGGACCGTAAAGACCCTGCGCTGCACGCCTTCATTCTCTGA
- a CDS encoding MIP/aquaporin family protein gives MSQTMSSTIKGQCIAEFLGTGLIIFFGAGCVAAMKLAGASFGQWEISIIWGLGVSMAVYLTAAISGAHLNPAITIALCLFANFEGRKVLPYIVAQIAGAFCAAALVYGLYYNLFFDYEQSHNMVRGSVESLDLAGIFSTYPNPHISVLQAFLVEAVITAVLMALILALTDDGNGVPRGALAPLLIGLLIAVIGASMGPLTGFALNPARDFGPKLFAYFAGWGKVAFTGARDIPYFLVPIFGPLVGACLGAVGYKALISNHLPQTVAAAEEKAPQPKQRKA, from the coding sequence ATGAGCCAAACTATGAGTTCCACAATCAAAGGTCAGTGCATCGCTGAGTTTCTGGGAACCGGCCTGATTATCTTTTTTGGTGCAGGCTGCGTCGCGGCAATGAAACTCGCTGGTGCCTCTTTCGGCCAGTGGGAAATCAGCATCATCTGGGGTCTTGGCGTTTCAATGGCTGTTTACCTGACGGCCGCCATTTCCGGTGCACACCTTAATCCGGCGATCACTATCGCGCTGTGCCTGTTCGCCAACTTTGAAGGCCGCAAGGTCTTGCCTTACATCGTGGCACAGATAGCCGGTGCCTTCTGTGCGGCAGCGTTGGTATATGGCCTCTACTACAACCTTTTCTTCGACTACGAACAGAGCCACAACATGGTCCGTGGCAGCGTTGAAAGCCTGGATTTAGCCGGTATCTTCTCTACCTACCCGAATCCACACATCAGCGTTCTGCAGGCATTTTTGGTTGAAGCTGTGATCACTGCCGTACTGATGGCCCTGATCCTCGCACTGACTGATGACGGCAACGGCGTTCCGCGCGGCGCATTGGCTCCTTTGCTGATTGGTCTGTTAATCGCCGTTATCGGTGCATCAATGGGTCCATTGACCGGATTTGCCCTTAACCCGGCGCGTGACTTTGGTCCGAAACTGTTCGCTTACTTCGCCGGATGGGGAAAAGTTGCCTTCACCGGTGCACGTGACATCCCTTACTTCCTGGTTCCTATCTTTGGCCCGTTGGTAGGTGCATGCCTGGGTGCAGTTGGTTATAAAGCATTGATTAGCAATCATCTTCCACAGACTGTTGCAGCAGCGGAAGAGAAAGCACCACAGCCAAAACAACGTAAAGCCTGA
- the hslV gene encoding ATP-dependent protease subunit HslV yields MTTIVCVRRNGHVVVGGDGQATMGNTVMKGNVVKVRTFYKDKVIAGFAGGTADAFTLFELFERKLEMHQGHLTKAAVELAKDWRTDRMLRRLEALLVVADETDSLLISGNGDVIRQDNGLIAIGSGGAYAQAAATALLENTELSAREIAEKSLNIAGDICIYTNHNLNFLELPKQSQA; encoded by the coding sequence GTGACAACAATTGTATGTGTACGCCGTAATGGCCATGTCGTGGTAGGTGGTGATGGTCAGGCCACGATGGGTAACACCGTAATGAAGGGCAACGTCGTTAAAGTCCGCACCTTCTACAAAGATAAAGTGATCGCGGGCTTTGCCGGCGGTACAGCCGATGCGTTTACACTGTTTGAGCTGTTTGAGCGCAAACTGGAAATGCATCAGGGACATTTGACCAAAGCCGCCGTTGAACTGGCAAAAGACTGGCGCACCGATCGTATGCTGCGCCGTCTTGAAGCGCTATTGGTCGTGGCCGATGAAACAGACTCTCTGCTTATCAGCGGTAACGGCGACGTCATTCGTCAGGATAACGGGCTTATTGCTATCGGTTCTGGCGGTGCTTATGCCCAGGCGGCGGCCACTGCGCTATTGGAAAATACCGAGTTAAGCGCGCGTGAAATTGCGGAAAAATCGCTGAATATTGCCGGTGATATCTGCATTTATACCAACCATAACCTCAATTTCCTGGAATTGCCTAAGCAATCCCAAGCGTAA
- the rraA gene encoding ribonuclease E activity regulator RraA, translated as MKYDTSELCDIYHEEVNVVEPLFSNFGGRTSFGGQITTVKCFEDNGLLYELLEENGRGRVLLVDGGGSVRRALLDAGLANLALQNEWEGIVIYGAVRQVDDLEELDIGIQAMAAIPAGAASEGIGESDIRVNFGGVTFFSGDHLYADNTGIVLSEDPLDIE; from the coding sequence ATGAAATACGATACTTCAGAACTATGCGACATTTATCATGAAGAAGTGAATGTCGTTGAGCCCCTGTTCTCCAACTTTGGTGGACGTACTTCATTTGGCGGGCAAATCACTACCGTGAAATGCTTCGAAGACAATGGCTTGCTCTATGAGTTGCTGGAAGAGAATGGCCGTGGCCGCGTTCTTCTGGTTGACGGCGGTGGTTCGGTAAGACGCGCCCTGCTTGATGCTGGCCTCGCAAACCTGGCGTTACAAAACGAATGGGAAGGCATTGTCATTTACGGCGCCGTACGTCAGGTTGATGACCTCGAAGAACTGGACATCGGTATTCAGGCAATGGCCGCTATTCCCGCAGGGGCCGCAAGTGAAGGCATTGGCGAAAGCGACATCCGCGTTAATTTCGGCGGCGTGACTTTCTTCTCAGGCGATCATCTCTATGCTGACAACACCGGCATCGTGCTCTCGGAAGATCCGCTCGATATCGAATAA
- the glpK gene encoding glycerol kinase GlpK, translating into MTADKTHDKKYIVALDQGTTSSRAVVLDHDANIVSVSQREFTQIYPKAGWVEHDPMEIWSSQSSVLVEVLAKADINSDQIAGIGITNQRETTIVWEKESGKPIYNAIVWQCRRTAEICEQLKKDGMEEYIRHNTGLVVDPYFSGTKVKWILDHVEGSRERAKRGELLFGTVDTWLVWKMTQGRAHITDYTNASRTMMFNIHTLTWDDRLLEALDIPREMLPEVRPSSEIYGQTNIGGKGGTRIPIAGIAGDQQAALYGQLCVQPGMAKNTYGTGCFLLMNTGTEAVASKNGLLTTIACGPRGEVNYALEGAVFVGGASIQWLRDELKLINDAADSEYFASKVKDTNGVYVVPAFTGLGAPYWDPYARGAIFGLSRGANSNHIIRATLESIAYQTRDLIDAMQADAGTRLQSLRVDGGAVSNNFLMQFQSDILGTRVERPEVREVTALGAAYLAGLAVGFWNDLEEVRSKAVIEKEFRPSIETTERNVRYKGWQKAVARVRAWEDHE; encoded by the coding sequence ATGACGGCAGATAAGACTCACGACAAAAAGTATATCGTTGCACTCGATCAGGGTACCACCAGCTCTCGTGCGGTAGTGCTCGACCATGATGCGAATATTGTTAGTGTCTCGCAGCGCGAGTTCACTCAAATTTACCCAAAAGCCGGCTGGGTCGAACACGACCCGATGGAGATATGGTCGTCACAAAGCTCTGTCCTGGTTGAAGTGCTGGCAAAAGCCGATATCAACTCCGACCAAATCGCCGGTATCGGTATCACTAACCAGCGTGAAACCACTATTGTCTGGGAAAAAGAGAGCGGCAAACCCATTTACAACGCCATCGTCTGGCAATGTCGTCGTACTGCAGAGATTTGCGAGCAGCTGAAAAAAGACGGCATGGAGGAGTATATCCGCCATAACACTGGCCTGGTGGTTGACCCTTACTTCTCGGGCACCAAGGTGAAATGGATCCTCGACCACGTAGAAGGCTCTCGCGAGCGTGCAAAACGCGGTGAGCTGCTGTTCGGTACTGTTGATACCTGGCTGGTATGGAAAATGACCCAGGGGCGCGCTCACATTACCGATTACACCAACGCCTCGCGTACCATGATGTTCAACATCCATACCCTGACATGGGATGACCGCTTGCTTGAAGCGCTGGATATTCCACGCGAAATGCTGCCTGAAGTGCGCCCATCTTCTGAAATTTATGGCCAGACCAACATCGGTGGTAAAGGCGGAACGCGTATTCCAATCGCCGGTATTGCCGGAGACCAGCAAGCGGCCCTCTACGGCCAACTGTGCGTTCAACCGGGCATGGCTAAAAATACCTACGGCACCGGCTGTTTCCTGTTGATGAACACCGGCACTGAAGCGGTAGCGTCTAAAAATGGCCTGTTGACCACCATTGCCTGTGGCCCACGCGGTGAAGTGAACTATGCGCTGGAAGGTGCGGTGTTCGTCGGTGGTGCATCCATTCAGTGGCTGCGCGATGAGCTTAAATTGATCAACGATGCTGCCGACTCGGAATACTTTGCCAGCAAAGTTAAAGACACCAACGGTGTATACGTCGTGCCAGCCTTTACCGGCCTCGGCGCGCCCTATTGGGACCCGTATGCCCGCGGTGCCATTTTTGGCCTGAGTCGTGGTGCCAACAGCAACCACATCATTCGCGCAACGCTTGAGTCGATTGCCTATCAGACCCGAGATTTAATTGACGCCATGCAGGCCGACGCTGGCACACGTTTGCAGTCGCTGCGCGTTGACGGCGGTGCGGTTTCAAACAACTTCCTGATGCAGTTCCAGTCCGACATTCTCGGCACTCGCGTTGAACGCCCTGAAGTGCGCGAAGTGACCGCGCTCGGCGCCGCTTACCTTGCGGGTCTGGCGGTGGGCTTCTGGAATGATTTGGAGGAAGTTCGCAGCAAAGCCGTGATCGAAAAAGAGTTCCGTCCGAGTATCGAAACCACCGAGCGTAACGTGCGCTACAAAGGCTGGCAAAAAGCCGTGGCCCGCGTTCGCGCCTGGGAAGATCACGAATAA
- a CDS encoding sulfate ABC transporter substrate-binding protein, which translates to MNKWGVGLALLLVTTGAIAKDIQILNVSYDPTRELYEQYNKAFSKYWLAKTGDNVTIRQSHGGSGKQATSVINGIEADVVTLALQSDVDAIADRGRINKDWQTRLPDNAAPYTSTIVFLVRKGNPKGIHDWNDLIKPGVSVITPNPKTSGGARWNYLAAWGYALHHNNNDKAKATDFLRALFKNVEVQDSGARGATNTFVERGIGDVLISWENDAILADKKLGEGKFEVVYPSESILAEPTVSVVDKVVDKRGTREVADAYLKYEYTPEGQTIAAENYYRPRDPAVAKKFAAQFPNIKLYTVDQIAGGWPEAQKEHFSNGGVYDQINKR; encoded by the coding sequence ATGAACAAGTGGGGAGTGGGGCTGGCATTACTGTTGGTAACGACCGGAGCGATTGCGAAAGACATTCAGATTCTCAATGTTTCCTATGACCCAACGCGTGAGCTTTATGAGCAATACAATAAAGCCTTCAGCAAATACTGGTTGGCGAAGACCGGCGATAACGTCACTATTCGCCAATCACACGGCGGCTCAGGCAAGCAGGCTACATCGGTGATCAACGGGATTGAAGCCGACGTGGTGACGCTGGCGCTTCAGTCAGACGTAGATGCCATCGCCGATCGTGGCCGCATCAACAAAGACTGGCAGACGCGTTTACCTGACAACGCAGCACCTTACACCTCGACCATCGTATTCCTGGTGCGCAAAGGCAATCCAAAAGGGATCCACGACTGGAATGATTTGATCAAACCGGGCGTGTCGGTGATCACACCGAACCCTAAAACTTCAGGCGGCGCACGCTGGAACTACCTCGCAGCATGGGGTTATGCGCTGCACCACAACAATAACGATAAAGCGAAAGCCACTGATTTCCTTCGTGCATTGTTTAAAAACGTTGAAGTTCAGGACTCAGGCGCGCGCGGTGCAACCAACACCTTCGTTGAGCGTGGCATTGGAGATGTGCTGATTTCCTGGGAGAATGATGCGATTCTGGCGGACAAAAAGCTGGGCGAAGGCAAGTTTGAAGTCGTCTACCCGAGCGAATCAATTCTGGCTGAGCCAACCGTTTCTGTGGTCGACAAGGTTGTCGACAAGCGCGGTACCCGTGAAGTGGCCGATGCTTACCTGAAATACGAATATACTCCAGAAGGTCAGACTATCGCGGCGGAAAACTACTATCGCCCACGTGACCCGGCGGTTGCCAAGAAGTTTGCCGCGCAGTTCCCGAACATCAAACTTTACACGGTTGACCAGATTGCCGGTGGCTGGCCTGAGGCGCAGAAAGAGCACTTCTCCAACGGCGGTGTTTACGACCAGATTAACAAGCGCTAA
- a CDS encoding 1,4-dihydroxy-2-naphthoate polyprenyltransferase translates to MSTLPLNTPASAWLQSLRLRTLPLAFASILVGSSLASFQGSMKPSVALLALLTAGLLQVLSNLANDYGDAVKGSDTPARLGPVRGMQKGLITHHQMKRAIKLCVFAAVISGLALITVACQKPADMLVFLLLGLLSIAAAITYTVGTRPYGYRGLGDASVLLFFGWISVAGTYYLQVGKIDLLVLLPATACGMLAAAVLNINNLRDIESDAEHGKNTLAVRLGPKMARYYQLFLLLGAIVCLALFSTYYFPGWRGFLFLLAAPMLASHGTKVLRSTVPEQARPLLEHMVKAALLTQMLFALGLFLN, encoded by the coding sequence ATGAGCACGCTTCCCCTTAATACTCCCGCCAGCGCCTGGCTTCAAAGCCTGAGATTACGCACCCTTCCCCTGGCCTTTGCCTCGATTCTGGTCGGCTCATCGCTCGCCAGCTTTCAAGGGAGCATGAAACCGTCGGTCGCACTGTTGGCATTGTTAACCGCCGGACTGCTGCAAGTGCTTTCCAACCTGGCAAATGACTACGGCGACGCCGTCAAAGGCAGCGATACGCCTGCAAGGCTCGGCCCAGTGCGCGGCATGCAAAAAGGGCTGATTACTCACCATCAAATGAAGCGGGCAATCAAACTGTGCGTTTTTGCTGCCGTGATATCGGGTCTGGCGCTGATTACCGTTGCCTGCCAAAAACCTGCGGATATGTTGGTGTTTCTGCTGCTCGGCCTGCTCTCGATTGCCGCAGCCATTACTTACACCGTAGGTACCCGACCGTATGGATACCGCGGACTGGGTGATGCATCGGTGCTGCTGTTTTTTGGCTGGATTAGCGTAGCGGGAACCTACTATCTGCAGGTCGGGAAAATTGACCTACTGGTGCTGCTGCCGGCGACGGCATGCGGAATGCTGGCCGCGGCAGTGTTGAATATCAATAACCTGCGCGATATTGAAAGCGACGCCGAACACGGTAAAAACACGCTGGCCGTCAGACTGGGGCCAAAGATGGCGCGTTATTATCAGCTTTTTTTACTGCTGGGTGCCATAGTCTGCCTGGCGCTGTTTTCGACGTACTATTTTCCTGGCTGGCGCGGTTTTCTCTTTCTGCTGGCCGCGCCGATGCTGGCCAGTCACGGCACAAAAGTGCTGCGCAGCACCGTCCCCGAGCAGGCACGGCCGCTGCTTGAACACATGGTGAAAGCGGCGTTGCTCACCCAGATGCTGTTCGCTCTCGGACTCTTTCTCAACTAA
- a CDS encoding DUF1454 family protein, with the protein MKKALPLRLISTLLLLTLGSGVAFADPPTDHTVVDDTPTAPYLMPGAPTFEMTLVSFREKYNIANPTQQIGEFRSIADKPDDTLLTRAASKINEDLYASTALEKGTGKIKSMQMTYMPIQGADEKAAHATAIGYMANLLRQFDPTLSVEQSVSKVNALIDKGKGLPFYQQQVGAVRYVISDNGEKGLTLAIEPVKLALAN; encoded by the coding sequence ATGAAAAAAGCTCTGCCTCTGCGCCTGATATCAACCCTGCTGTTGCTGACACTGGGCAGCGGCGTCGCTTTTGCCGATCCGCCAACCGATCATACGGTCGTGGATGATACGCCGACGGCACCTTATCTGATGCCGGGAGCACCAACGTTTGAAATGACGTTGGTCAGTTTTCGCGAAAAATACAATATCGCCAATCCGACGCAGCAAATTGGCGAGTTTCGCTCAATTGCCGATAAGCCCGACGATACGCTGCTGACCCGTGCCGCCAGCAAGATAAACGAAGACCTCTACGCGTCTACGGCGCTGGAGAAAGGCACCGGCAAAATCAAAAGCATGCAGATGACCTACATGCCGATTCAGGGGGCGGATGAAAAGGCCGCGCACGCTACGGCAATCGGCTATATGGCCAATCTACTCCGTCAGTTTGACCCGACATTGTCGGTCGAGCAAAGCGTGTCAAAAGTGAATGCGCTAATTGATAAGGGTAAAGGCTTACCCTTTTATCAACAGCAGGTTGGCGCCGTGCGCTACGTGATTTCTGACAACGGCGAAAAGGGCCTGACGCTGGCCATCGAACCGGTCAAGTTAGCGTTGGCAAATTAG
- the tpiA gene encoding triose-phosphate isomerase, whose amino-acid sequence MRHPLVMGNWKLNGSTHMVNELIAALRTELSTVEGCGVAIAPPEVYLSQAKHALSGSRIALGAQNVDANLSGAFTGEISADMLKDIGAQYIIIGHSERRTYHKESDEFIAKKFGVVKEAGLTPVLCIGETDAENEAGQTQAVCAKQLDAVLSTLGAKAFEGAVIAYEPVWAIGTGKSATPAQAQAVHKFIRDHIAKHDAAIAEQVIIQYGGSVNAANAAELFTQPDIDGALVGGASLKADAFAVIVKAAALAKAK is encoded by the coding sequence ATGCGACATCCATTAGTGATGGGTAACTGGAAACTGAACGGCAGCACCCACATGGTTAACGAATTGATTGCCGCTCTGCGTACCGAGTTGAGCACCGTTGAAGGCTGTGGCGTTGCCATCGCTCCACCAGAAGTTTATCTGTCACAGGCTAAACACGCGCTTTCCGGTAGCCGGATTGCTCTGGGCGCACAGAACGTTGACGCTAACCTGTCAGGCGCTTTCACCGGTGAAATTTCTGCCGACATGCTGAAAGATATTGGTGCTCAATACATCATTATCGGTCACTCAGAGCGTCGCACTTACCATAAAGAAAGCGACGAGTTCATTGCCAAGAAATTTGGTGTGGTGAAAGAAGCAGGCCTGACGCCAGTACTGTGCATCGGTGAAACCGACGCAGAAAATGAAGCTGGCCAAACTCAAGCCGTGTGCGCCAAGCAGCTTGACGCCGTGCTCTCGACTCTGGGCGCTAAAGCCTTCGAAGGCGCAGTGATCGCCTACGAACCCGTTTGGGCTATCGGTACCGGTAAATCAGCGACCCCAGCTCAGGCTCAGGCGGTTCACAAGTTCATTCGTGACCACATTGCCAAGCATGATGCTGCGATTGCCGAACAGGTTATTATTCAGTACGGCGGCTCTGTTAACGCAGCCAACGCCGCTGAATTGTTCACCCAACCAGACATCGACGGAGCTCTGGTCGGTGGCGCGTCACTGAAAGCCGATGCGTTTGCCGTTATCGTGAAAGCAGCAGCACTGGCCAAGGCCAAATAA
- the zapB gene encoding cell division protein ZapB, giving the protein MSFEVFEKLETKVQQAIDTITLLQMEIEELKEQNNNLSQQVQQASGNHESLVRENTHLKEEQHVWQERLRSLLGKMEEV; this is encoded by the coding sequence ATGTCATTTGAAGTATTTGAGAAACTAGAAACTAAAGTTCAGCAAGCGATTGATACCATTACATTGCTGCAGATGGAAATTGAAGAGCTGAAAGAGCAGAACAATAATCTGTCTCAGCAGGTTCAACAGGCTAGCGGTAACCACGAATCACTGGTTCGTGAAAACACCCACCTGAAAGAAGAGCAGCACGTATGGCAGGAGCGCCTGCGCTCACTGTTAGGAAAAATGGAAGAAGTCTAA
- the fpr gene encoding ferredoxin--NADP(+) reductase encodes MAEWVTGKVKQVEHWTDSLFSIVVNAPINDFAAGQYAKLSLEIDGERVTRAYSFVNAPSNENLEFYLVNVPEGKLSPHLHIMQPGSEVMITKESQGFFVIDEIPECDTLWMLATGTAIGPFLSILQEGKGLERFKNIVLVHAARFSRDLSYLPLMQQLQQRYNSKLHIQTVVSREETPGSLTGRVPALIENGSLESAVGLTMDANDSHIMLCGNPQMVRDTQQVLKDTRDMRKHLRRKPGHMTSEHYW; translated from the coding sequence ATGGCTGAATGGGTAACGGGTAAAGTAAAACAGGTGGAGCACTGGACAGACAGTTTGTTCAGCATTGTGGTTAATGCACCTATCAATGACTTTGCCGCCGGGCAGTACGCCAAACTCTCGCTGGAGATAGACGGTGAACGCGTGACGCGCGCTTACTCCTTCGTTAATGCCCCAAGCAACGAAAATCTTGAGTTTTATCTGGTGAACGTGCCTGAAGGGAAACTCAGTCCGCATCTGCACATCATGCAGCCTGGTTCAGAAGTCATGATAACTAAAGAGTCTCAGGGCTTTTTTGTGATTGATGAAATTCCCGAGTGCGATACCCTGTGGATGCTGGCAACCGGTACGGCAATTGGCCCGTTCTTGTCAATTTTGCAGGAAGGAAAGGGTCTGGAACGCTTTAAGAACATCGTGTTAGTCCACGCCGCACGTTTCTCGCGCGACCTCAGCTATTTGCCGCTAATGCAGCAGCTGCAACAGCGCTATAACAGTAAATTACACATTCAAACCGTTGTCAGCCGTGAAGAAACGCCGGGTTCACTGACTGGACGTGTGCCTGCGCTCATTGAAAACGGTTCCCTCGAATCTGCTGTAGGCCTGACCATGGACGCCAACGACAGTCACATCATGCTGTGCGGCAACCCACAGATGGTGCGCGATACGCAGCAGGTGCTGAAAGACACCCGCGACATGCGCAAACACCTGCGAAGAAAACCGGGCCACATGACGAGTGAGCATTACTGGTAA
- the hslU gene encoding HslU--HslV peptidase ATPase subunit: MSEMTPREIVSELDSYIIGQHNAKRAVAIALRNRWRRMQLDEALRHEVTPKNILMIGPTGVGKTEIARRLAKLANAPFIKVEATKFTEVGYVGKEVDSIIRDLTDSAIKMVRQQSIERNRYRAEELAEERILDVLIPPAKNNWGQADEAQEPSAARQSFRKKLREGLLDDKEIEINVADSPAGVEIMAPPGMEEMTNQLQSMFQNMAGQKQKARKMKIKEAHKLLIEEEAAKLVNPEELKEQAIEAVEQHGIVFIDEIDKICKRGGQSSGPDVSREGVQRDLLPLVEGCTVSTKHGMVKTDHILFIASGAFQTSNPSDLIPELQGRLPIRVELQALSTEDFERILTEPSASLTHQYKALMQTEGVTINFTSDGIRRIAEAAWQVNETTENIGARRLHTVLERLMEDISYDASESNGISINIDADYVRSHLDALVADEDLSRFIL, translated from the coding sequence ATGTCCGAAATGACCCCACGCGAGATTGTCAGCGAATTAGACAGCTACATCATCGGCCAACACAATGCGAAGCGCGCCGTTGCCATTGCCTTGCGCAACCGCTGGCGCCGCATGCAGCTCGACGAAGCGCTGCGCCATGAAGTCACGCCTAAAAATATTCTGATGATCGGCCCAACCGGCGTCGGTAAAACCGAAATCGCCCGTCGTTTGGCGAAACTTGCCAATGCGCCGTTCATCAAGGTCGAAGCCACCAAGTTCACCGAAGTGGGTTACGTGGGTAAAGAGGTCGACTCAATCATTCGCGACCTGACCGATTCAGCGATTAAAATGGTGCGCCAGCAGTCTATTGAAAGGAACCGCTACCGCGCCGAAGAGTTGGCAGAAGAGCGCATTCTCGACGTGCTTATTCCTCCCGCTAAAAACAACTGGGGCCAGGCGGACGAAGCGCAGGAACCTTCTGCTGCGCGTCAGTCTTTCCGTAAAAAACTGCGCGAAGGCCTGCTCGACGACAAAGAAATCGAAATTAACGTGGCCGATTCGCCCGCAGGCGTCGAAATAATGGCACCTCCGGGCATGGAAGAGATGACCAACCAGCTGCAGTCGATGTTCCAAAACATGGCGGGTCAGAAGCAGAAAGCGCGCAAGATGAAAATCAAGGAAGCCCACAAGCTGCTGATTGAAGAAGAAGCGGCCAAGCTGGTTAACCCTGAAGAGCTGAAAGAGCAGGCCATTGAAGCCGTTGAGCAGCACGGGATCGTGTTTATCGACGAGATCGACAAAATCTGTAAACGCGGCGGTCAAAGTTCAGGCCCGGACGTTTCACGTGAAGGCGTGCAGCGTGACCTGCTGCCGCTGGTTGAAGGCTGTACCGTCTCAACTAAGCACGGCATGGTGAAGACTGACCATATTCTGTTTATCGCTTCCGGCGCATTCCAGACCTCGAACCCGTCGGACCTCATCCCTGAATTACAGGGTCGTTTGCCGATCCGCGTTGAGCTACAGGCGCTGTCTACCGAAGACTTCGAGCGTATTCTGACTGAGCCGAGTGCTTCCCTGACTCACCAGTACAAAGCGCTGATGCAAACCGAAGGAGTCACCATCAACTTTACTTCCGACGGTATTCGCCGCATTGCCGAAGCCGCATGGCAGGTTAACGAAACTACCGAGAACATCGGCGCACGTCGTCTGCACACCGTACTTGAGCGTTTGATGGAAGATATCTCCTACGACGCCAGCGAAAGCAACGGTATTTCAATAAACATTGATGCAGATTACGTTCGTAGCCACTTAGATGCACTTGTTGCTGATGAAGACCTGAGCCGATTCATCTTATAA